In Streptomyces sp. NBC_01408, one DNA window encodes the following:
- a CDS encoding peroxiredoxin, translating into MLTVGDKFPTYDLTACVSLEAGSEFAQIDHKTYEGKWRVVFFWPKDFTFVCPTEIAAFGKLNEEFLDRDAQVLGVSGDSEFVHHAWRKDHADLRDLPFPMLADSKHELMQACGVQGEDGFAQRAVFIVDQNNEIQFSMVTAGSVGRNPKEVLRVLDALQTDELCPCNWTKGETTLDAGALLAGE; encoded by the coding sequence GTGCTCACTGTCGGTGACAAGTTCCCCACCTACGATCTGACCGCCTGCGTCTCGCTCGAGGCCGGCAGCGAGTTCGCCCAGATCGACCACAAGACCTATGAGGGCAAGTGGCGCGTGGTGTTCTTCTGGCCGAAGGACTTCACCTTCGTCTGCCCGACCGAGATCGCCGCGTTCGGCAAGCTGAACGAGGAGTTCCTGGACCGCGACGCCCAGGTCCTCGGCGTCTCCGGCGACTCCGAGTTCGTCCACCACGCCTGGCGCAAGGACCACGCCGACCTGCGTGACCTGCCCTTCCCGATGCTGGCCGACTCCAAGCACGAGCTCATGCAGGCCTGTGGCGTGCAGGGCGAGGACGGCTTCGCGCAGCGCGCCGTCTTCATCGTCGACCAGAACAACGAGATCCAGTTCTCCATGGTGACCGCCGGCTCCGTCGGCCGTAACCCCAAGGAGGTCCTGCGGGTCCTCGACGCCCTGCAGACCGACGAGCTGTGCCCCTGCAACTGGACCAAGGGCGAGACCACCCTCGACGCCGGCGCGCTGCTGGCCGGTGAGTGA